One window of the Trifolium pratense cultivar HEN17-A07 linkage group LG2, ARS_RC_1.1, whole genome shotgun sequence genome contains the following:
- the LOC123906914 gene encoding very-long-chain aldehyde decarbonylase CER3, with protein sequence MGAPLSSWPWENFGIFKYVFYGPIFGKVLYEVFYEEKHSISNLSWWCLHLIILCGLRVMLHVLWSSYSNMLFLTRNHRILQQGVDFKQIDKEWNWDNFLILQALVAAIICYIFPFLQHLPLWNVKGFIVALILHVGVSEPLYYLVHKKFHEDYLFKNYHSLHHSSLVPTPLTAGNATFLEHVILTAVIGIPIFGTSMMGYGSASLVYGYVLIFDFLRCFGHCNVEIVPHKLFEALPFLKYVIYTPTYHNLHHTNKDTNFCLFMPLFDALGNTLNTNSWTLHKTLSSGSGNGATVPHFVFLAHMVDISSCLHVPFVLRSTSSLAYTTRLFFIPCLPVTFLVVMAMWLWSKTFLLSFYYIRGRLHQTWVVPRCGFQYFLPFATDGINKHIEQAILRADKIGVKVISLAALNKNESLNGGGKLFVDKHPNLRVRVVHGNTLTAAVILNEIPQDVKEVFLTGATSKLGRAIALYLCQKKVRVLMLTISTDRFQKIQKEAPVEYQSYLVQVTKYQAAQNCKTWIVGKWITPREQSWAPSGTHFHQFVVPPILSFRRDCTYGDLAAMRLPEDVQGLGCCEYTMDRGVVHACHAGGVVHSLEGWTHHEVGALDVNRIDLVWQAALKHGLRPVSSSPHSKSD encoded by the exons ATGGGTGCTCCTTTATCATCATGGCCATGGGAGAATTTTGGAATATTCAAG TATGTATTTTATGGGCCAATTTTTGGAAAAGTGTTGTATGAAGTGTTTTATGAAGAGAAACACTCAATCTCAAACCTTAGCTGGTGGTGTCTTCATTTGATCATACTATGTGGTCTAAGAGTTATGTTGCACGTGTTATGGAGTTCTTATAGTAACATGCTTTTTCTTACTAGAAATCATAGGATTCTTCAACAAGGTGTTGATTTCAAACAGATTGACAAAGAATGGAACTG GGACAATTTCTTGATTCTTCAAGCACTTGTTGCTGCCATAATTTGCTATATTTTCCCATTTCTTCAACATCTTCCTCTATGGAAtgtgaaaggttttattgttgCTTTGATCTTACATGTGGGAGTTTCAGAGCCACTTTATTATTTGGTACATAAGAAATTTCATGAAGATTATCTTTTCAAAAACTATCATTCACTTCATCATTCATCTCTTGTACCAACTCCTTTAACTG CTGGAAATGCAACATTTTTGGAACATGTTATTTTAACGGCTGTGATTGGAATCCCAATTTTTGGGACTTCTATGATGGGATATGGATCTGCAAGTTTGGTATATGGCTATGTGTTGATTTTTGATTTCCTAAGATGTTTTGGGCATTGCAATGTTGAAATTGTCCCACACAAATTATTTGAGGCATTACCATTTCTTAAATATGTGATATACACACCAAC ATATCACAATCTCCACCACACTAATAAGGACACTAATTTCTGCCTCTTTATGCCTCTCTTTGATGCATTAGGCAATACACTTAAcacaaattcatggacattacACAAAACATTAAGCTCAGGTTCAG GGAATGGCGCTACGGTACCGCATTTTGTTTTCCTAGCTCATATGGTGGATATATCATCCTGCCTGCATGTTCCGTTTGTTCTGCGATCGACTTCTTCGCTTGCATACACAACAAGACTCTTCTTCATCCCATGTTTGCCAGTAACATTTTTAGTTGTGATGGCAATGTGGCTTTGGTCCAAAACATTTTTACTTAGTTTCTATTACATCAGAGGTAGACTCCACCAAACTTGGGTTGTACCGCGATGTGGCTTTCAG TATTTCTTGCCATTTGCTACTGATGGAATTAACAAACATATTGAGCAAGCTATCCTAAGGGCTGATAAAATTGGAGTTAAGGTCATTAGTCTAGCTGCATTGAACAAG AACGAGTCCCTAAACGGTGGTGGAAAGCTTTTTGTGGACAAGCATCCAAACCTTAGGGTTAGAGTTGTTCATGGAAACACCTTAACTGCAGCTGTGATTCTCAATGAGATCCCTCAAGATGTGAAAGAGGTGTTCTTAACAGGAGCTACTTCCAAGCTTGGAAGAGCAATTGCTCTCTACCTTTGCCAAAAGAAAGTTAGAGTTCTG ATGTTAACTATTTCAACAGACAgatttcaaaagattcaaaaaGAAGCCCCTGTTGAATACCAAAGCTACCTTGTCCAAGTTACAAAATATCAAGCAGCACAAAACTGCAAG ACTTGGATTGTTGGCAAGTGGATAACTCCAAGAGAGCAAAGTTGGGCACCAAGTGGGacccattttcatcaatttgttGTTCCACCAATTTTATCATTCAGAAGAGATTGTACTTATGGTGATCTAGCTGCCATGAGATTGCCAGAAGATGTGCAAGGTCTTGGTTGTTGTGAG TACACAATGGATAGAGGAGTAGTTCATGCATGTCATGCTGGAGGAGTGGTACATAGTCTTGAAGGTTGGACTCATCATGAAGTTGGTGCCTTAGATGTTAACAGAATTGATCTTGTGTGGCAAGCAGCACTCAAACATGGCTTAAGGCCAGTCAGTAGTAGTCCACACAGTAAAAGTGATTAA